In Desulfonatronovibrio magnus, a single genomic region encodes these proteins:
- a CDS encoding PD-(D/E)XK nuclease domain-containing protein produces the protein EVYNPFDILLYLKSKEFSNYWFETGTPSFLVKMLHSRRYSIPYLESIQASEKLMGSFDIEHIEVETLLFQTGYLTIKSAKQIVGGKRFTLGYPNLEVRQSLADSLLTYLVGSLAEAENAKFSAYDALLANDLDSLRDIFHAFFASIPSDWYRKNQLSRYEGYYASVVYCYFAALGLNVHPEDPTNKGRLDLSIRFQDRVYIIEFKVVELAGEGKPLEQIKARGYTEKYAGQEVYLIGVEFSSQDRNIVGFEWEKN, from the coding sequence GAAGTTTATAATCCTTTTGATATTTTACTTTACCTGAAGTCAAAAGAATTTTCCAATTACTGGTTTGAGACCGGCACTCCCAGTTTTCTGGTTAAGATGCTGCATTCCAGAAGGTATTCAATTCCTTATCTGGAGTCTATTCAGGCAAGTGAAAAGCTTATGGGCAGTTTTGATATTGAGCATATTGAGGTTGAAACCCTGCTCTTTCAGACCGGTTACCTGACCATAAAATCTGCAAAGCAAATAGTCGGTGGTAAGCGGTTTACCTTAGGGTATCCAAACCTTGAGGTTAGACAAAGCCTGGCTGATTCTCTACTTACTTATCTGGTCGGTTCACTGGCAGAAGCAGAAAATGCCAAGTTTTCAGCCTATGATGCCCTGCTGGCCAATGACCTGGACAGTCTACGCGATATTTTTCATGCCTTTTTTGCCTCCATCCCCAGCGACTGGTATCGCAAGAATCAATTATCCCGGTATGAAGGTTATTATGCCTCGGTTGTGTACTGCTATTTTGCCGCTCTGGGTTTAAATGTTCATCCTGAAGATCCCACCAACAAAGGGCGGCTGGACTTGTCAATCCGTTTTCAGGACCGGGTATATATCATTGAATTCAAGGTGGTGGAGCTTGCAGGTGAGGGCAAGCCTCTGGAGCAGATTAAAGCCAGAGGATACACAGAAAAGTATGCAGGCCAGGAAGTTTATCTCATAGGTGTGGAGTTTTCCAGCCAGGACCGGAATATTGTGGGGTTTGAGTGGGAGAAGAATTAG
- a CDS encoding helix-turn-helix domain-containing protein has protein sequence MTLKIYIEKRKKKSPSFGESFDKGYKQFKIGVLLKQARLEAGLTQEQVAFILNTKKSAIFRIENHAEDIRLSTLVNYAQAVGKNLHLKVA, from the coding sequence TTGACTCTCAAGATATATATCGAAAAACGAAAAAAGAAAAGCCCCAGTTTTGGGGAGAGCTTTGATAAAGGGTATAAGCAATTTAAGATTGGTGTCCTCTTGAAGCAGGCACGTCTTGAAGCAGGGCTCACTCAAGAACAGGTTGCCTTTATATTAAATACCAAAAAATCAGCTATTTTTAGAATTGAAAACCACGCTGAGGATATCCGGCTTTCAACTTTAGTAAATTATGCTCAAGCAGTAGGGAAAAATCTTCATCTAAAAGTAGCCTGA